One region of Cydia fagiglandana chromosome 15, ilCydFagi1.1, whole genome shotgun sequence genomic DNA includes:
- the LOC134671571 gene encoding uncharacterized protein LOC134671571 has translation MKIIVNILFAISVCSLTVSDVNCLKILAVNPYQGKSHYFVFEPLLLELAKRGHDVTSISYFPQKQPVKNFTDISLAGSMEILEDVFPIEKSYSTVLAMAIFLVTTGTDNCRVLLQNKEVQNLWKSKTKFDVILVEQFQSDCALGLAYELGAPVVGLTSHTPMTWHYDRFGMPLNPSFVPCLFFGGGTKPTLYQRIEAFFFNAYFKTLYNWYAQRTDQKTLSQYFDNVPPLEELGRRMKFYLTYKNPILFGSSLIPENVKEVAGYHVAAPKPLSGDLKKFIDEAEHGVIYISFGSMLRATSTPRDKLEAIISAVSELPQRIVFKWEEPNLPGNPKNIYVSNWLPQNDMLAHPNVIAFYSHCGLLGTTEAIHHGVPVLGMPIFGDQPSNAAAVEESGLGVRIDITTLTKEELLSKLKIILNPEFRRKVKQISKAWHDRPMSAMDTAIYWIEYAVRNKDFNFRSPAADLPLYKYFNLDVLAIFTFIIYALIYVIRSVFSLRKTQSNKQSKKSKKAYVLLDRNRQKKMKVVTALFLALVTINLSEVESLNILGIFQYHGKSHFFVFEPYLRELAKRGHNVTVISHFPQKQPLQNYTDISLAGKKEIFESVVNMEQTIWSKVELIKFVFESVVENCRILVEDQAVQKLVKFRTKYDLVLVEAFIGDCALGVAYKLEAPVVALTSHFVIPSHYDRFGVPHQLLQIWPNPDFLTRFLLTVLSPPLNWYYRYYQNAEQAILAEYFDDIPLLEELGQDIRLLLAYIHNSMFGAQAWPENIKEVGGYHVAKPKPLPEELKEFIEQSEHGVIYVSFGSMVQSTSLPMHKLEAIVGALSELPQRVVFKWGAEQLPGNPKNIYISKWLPQNDILAHPNVVAFYSHGGLLGSTEAIHHGVPVVLTPVFAEQPVNTLALERKGFGVRMPYDELTKDALLEKFKTVLDPEFRRRAKEISREWHDRPMSPMDTAIYWTEYAVRHPNSTLRIPAVGKPYYQLSGLDVLLDIIIILFINLYVFVFAIKFFVFGKRTKSKKD, from the exons atgaaaataatagtgAATATTTTGTTTGCTATTTCAGTGTGTAGTTTAACAGTTAGTGATGTGAACTGTTTGAAAATTTTAGCAGTGAACCCGTATCAAGGAAAGAGTCATTATTTCGTATTTGAACCGTTGTTGCTCGAACTGGCGAAAAGGGGACACGATGTCACCTCCATATCGTATTTTCCTCAGAAACAACCAGTCAAAAACTTTACAGACATCTCACTTGCCGGTTCAATGGAAATTTTGGAAGACGTATTTCCTATTGAAAAGTCTTATTCCACTGTTCTAGCCATGGCTATATttttagttaccactggtacgGATAATTGCAGAGTGTTGTTGCAAAATAAAGAAGTGCAAAACTTATGGAAATCTAAAACAAAGTTTGACGTAATATTAGTTGAGCAGTTCCAAAGTGATTGTGCCCTGGGATTAGCATATGAGTTAGGGGCGCCTGTGGTCGGTCTGACTTCACACACTCCGATGACCTGGCATTATGACCGCTTTGGCATGCCCCTCAACCCATCCTTTGTTCCATGTTTATTCTTCGGAGGGGGAACTAAACCAACTCTGTACCAACGTATTGAGGCTTTCTTCTTCAATGCTTACTTCAAAACTTTATACAATTGGTACGCTCAAAGAACCGATCAGAAAACTTTGTCGCAATATTTCGATAATGTGCCTCCGTTGGAAGAGTTGGGAAGACGAATGAAGTTCTACCTCACGTACAAGAACCCTATATTATTTGGGTCGTCGTTGATTCCTGAAAATGTCAAAGAGGTTGCAGGTTATCACGTTGCGGCACCAAAACCGTTATCAGGC GACCTCAAAAAGTTCATCGACGAGGCGGAGCACGGAGTGATCTACATCAGCTTCGGCTCGATGCTGCGGGCCACTTCCACTCCTCGTGATAAGCTGGAAGCCATCATCAGTGCCGTGTCCGAGCTGCCCCAGAGGATCGTGTTCAAATGGGAAGAACCGAACCTTCCTGGAAACCCTAAGAATATTTACGTCTCTAACTGGCTTCCACAGAACGACATGTTAG CCCACCCAAACGTGATAGCTTTCTACTCCCATTGTGGTCTATTGGGCACAACAGAGGCCATCCACCACGGTGTGCCCGTATTGGGCATGCCAATCTTTGGGGATCAACCCTCAAACGCAGCAGCAGTTGAAGAGAGCGGCCTTGGCGTTCGGATCGACATTACGACCCTGACTAAGGAAGAATTGCTTAGCAAGctcaaaataattttaaatccgGA ATTCAGGCGTAAAGTAAAACAAATTTCCAAGGCATGGCACGACCGCCCAATGTCTGCAATGGACACTGCTATCTATTGGATAGAATACGCGGTCAGAAACAAAGATTTCAACTTCCGCTCGCCCGCGGCTGATTTGCCTCTCTACAAATACTTTAACTTAGATGTTTTAgctatatttacatttataatttaCGCTCTGATTTATGTTATTAGATCTGTGTTTAGTTTAAGAAAAACGCAATCGAATAAGCAGAGTAAAAAATCCAAGAAGGCGTA TGTGTTGCTGGATAGGAACcgacaaaaaaaaatgaaagtCGTCACCGCTTTATTCTTAGCATTAGTAACAATTAATTTAAGTGAAGTGGAATCTTTGAACATACTTGGAATCTTTCAATACCATGGAAAGAGTCATTTCTTTGTGTTCGAACCGTACCTCCGAGAATTAGCGAAAAGAGGGCACAATGTTACAGTCATATCGCATTTTCCTCAAAAACAACCCTTACAAAACTACACCGATATCAGTTTGGCTGGTAAAAAGGAAATATTTGAAAGTGTTGTAAATATGGAGCAGACTATATGGTCGAAGGTTGAactgataaaatttgttttcGAGAGTGTTGTGGAAAACTGCAGGATACTAGTGGAAGACCAGGCTGTGCAGAAATTAGTGAAATTCCGGACGAAATATGACCTAGTGCTAGTAGAGGCGTTCATCGGTGACTGTGCCCTAGGAGTAGCTTACAAATTGGAAGCCCCAGTGGTAGCTTTAACGTCGCATTTTGTAATTCCATCTCATTACGATCGATTTGGCGTACCCCATCAACTTTTACAGATTTGGCCCAATCCAGATTTCTTAACACGTTTTTTATTAACAGTGCTTTCACCACCACTTAATTGGTATTATCGATATTATCAAAATGCGGAACAGGCGATTCTTGCAGAGTATTTTGACGACATCCCACTGCTCGAAGAGTTAGGGCAGGATATCAGGTTACTTCTTGCATACATTCACAATTCCATGTTCGGTGCTCAAGCTTGGCCCGAAAATATAAAAGAAGTCGGAGGATACCACGTCGCCAAACCGAAACCGCTGCCTGAG GAATTAAAAGAGTTTATAGAACAATCAGAACACGGAGTTATATACGTAAGTTTTGGTTCAATGGTACAGTCGACAAGCCTGCCGATGCATAAACTGGAGGCCATAGTTGGAGCGCTGTCGGAGCTACCTCAACGAGTCGTCTTTAAATGGGGTGCGGAACAATTGCCTGGGAATCCGAAGAACATTTACATATCGAAGTGGTTACCGCAAAATGATATTCTAG CTCATCCCAATGTCGTTGCATTTTACTCCCACGGCGGGCTCCTGGGTTCGACAGAGGCCATACACCACGGCGTCCCCGTGGTTCTCACCCCAGTATTCGCCGAACAGCCGGTGAACACTCTGGCTTTGGAAAGAAAGGGATTTGGCGTTCGCATGCCCTATGATGAACTTACCAAAGACGCACTGCTAGAAAAATTTAAGACCGTTTTGGATCCAGA GTTTAGAAGAAGAGCAAAAGAAATCTCCAGGGAATGGCACGACCGACCCATGTCTCCGATGGACACCGCCATCTATTGGACGGAGTACGCCGTCCGCCATCCAAATTCCACGCTTCGAATACCCGCGGTCGGCAAGCCTTACTACCAACTTTCAGGATTGGATGTACTattagatattattattattttgtttattaatcTATATGTGTTTGTTTTCGCTATTAAGTTCTTTGTGTTTGGAAAGAGAACGAAATCAAAGAAGGATTGA
- the LOC134671210 gene encoding UDP-glucosyltransferase 2-like has translation MKSISLAFTLLIALAHTANALNILGIFPYHGTSHFLVFRVYLLGLVNKGHNVTVISHFPEKNPPPNYHSISLAGTLEILKDDMPIEKSYKTIFNTGLFLTSTGKENCEVMLKNKRVRDLVDSKAKFDVIIIEQFNSDCAFGIAYKLNAPVVGMMSHILMPWHYRRLGIPYNTAYVPFHFLEGGSKPTLYQRIERLLFDVYFRTLYYFVTQRSDQKTLAQYYDDIPPLEDLAREMKFLLVYHNFVLTGSRLFPPNVIEVGGYHVARAKSLAGALKTFVEGAKHGVVYISFGSVLNPTSLSPEKVQAILDVMAQLPQRFIWKWSNKTLAVAQDKLYTGNWLPQIDILGHPNTLAFFSHAGMGGTTEAIHYGVPMVAMPVLGDQPANGAAIEESGLGVQVQIRDLNKENLLAAFRKVLDPKFREKVKQISKAWHDRPMRPLDTAIYWTEYAARHRNFTFRAAAADTPLYQHFYLDIIGVLVISLYVIAKVFSLLLGLCNSKASVKNVKTIDKKTSKKSKRE, from the exons ATGAAGTCAATCAGCTTGGCATTCACTTTACTTATAGCACTAGCGCATACCGCTAATGCTCTCAACATTCTAGGTATATTTCCGTATCATGGAACTAGCCATTTCTTGGTGTTCCGCGTCTATCTTCTAGGACTCGTTAATAAAGGCCATAATGTTACCGTTATATCGCATTTTCCGGAAAAGAATCCGCCGCCTAATTATCACAGTATCAGCTTGGCGGGAACCTTAGAAATACTCAAAGATGATATGCCGATAGAAAAATCATATAAAACCATCTTCAACACAGGACTATTCTTAACGTCCACCGGTAAGGAGAACTGTGAAGTGATGCTCAAGAACAAAAGAGTGCGTGATTTAGTCGATTCTAAAGCTAAATTCGATGTGATAATCATTGAGCAATTCAACAGCGACTGCGCATTCGGCATTGCATACAAACTGAACGCCCCCGTAGTCGGCATGATGTCTCATATACTAATGCCTTGGCATTATAGGAGACTAGGCATCCCATACAACACCGCCTACGTGCCTTTTCACTTCTTAGAAGGAGGTTCTAAGCCTACGCTATACCAAAGAATAGAAAGACTATTATTCGATGTTTACTTCAGAACTCTTTACTATTTTGTAACGCAAAGAAGCGACCAGAAGACCCTCGCTCAGTACTACGATGATATTCCGCCTTTGGAAGATTTGGCTAGAGAGATGAAGTTCCTCCTTGTGTACCACAACTTTGTGCTAACTGGGTCCAGGCTTTTCCCGCCTAATGTAATTGAAGTCGGCGGTTACCATGTCGCACGGGCAAAATCTTTAGCTGGC GCTTTGAAGACATTCGTTGAAGGAGCGAAACATGGTGTAGTTTATATAAGCTTCGGATCCGTGCTCAACCCAACCTCGCTGTCTCCTGAGAAGGTGCAGGCCATTTTGGACGTGATGGCTCAACTGCCGCAAAGGTTTATCTGGAAATGGAGTAACAAGACTTTAGCTGTGGCTCAGGATAAACTTTACACTGGCAATTGGCTGCCTCAGATTGATATTTTGG GTCATCCAAATACATTGGCCTTTTTCTCCCATGCCGGGATGGGTGGCACAACTGAAGCCATACATTACGGCGTCCCAATGGTCGCCATGCCAGTTTTGGGCGACCAGCCAGCAAATGGAGCCGCCATAGAAGAAAGCGGACTAGGCGTACAAGTTCAAATAAGGgatttaaataaagaaaatctACTGGCAGCATTCCGAAAAGTTTTAGATCCCAA GTTCAGAGAAAAAGTGAAGCAGATTTCTAAAGCCTGGCATGATCGACCAATGCGTCCGCTAGACACAGCAATCTACTGGACCGAGTACGCAGCTAGGCATCGTAACTTTACATTCAGAGCTGCGGCAGCCGACACACCTCTATACCAacatttctatttagatattatAGGAGTATTGGTTATCTCCTTATATGTTATAGCAAAAGTTTTCAGTTTGTTATTAGGTTTATGCAATTCGAAGGCAAGTGtaaaaaatgtcaaaacaaTTGACAAAAAGACAAGTAAGAAGTCAAAGCGTGAATGA
- the LOC134671211 gene encoding UDP-glucosyltransferase 2-like gives MGKYVLSYFLATLFVADCYRILGIFPSLDRNNYLTYRGLFRELATREHEVTLITHFQLPNPPASYKEVLLSDQQVYKGLSYESVIVNEVSRVPFETLVSTKTGNDDCKKLMNNNQVLHMIKTRPRFDVVLVESYNSDCGIALAANLSAPYIAFNPQPVQAWQYNRLGINFNSASVPLASLPYGKDPWYFDRLKSYVLYHIANWVYYVGSQVTDHVYLYKYLGDDLPSLESMAANASLVFVNTHQSVFGGVARPDNVIDIGGIHVNPPKALPTEIERFINEAEHGVIYVNLGSTTKDSTMPAEKLSELLSTFNKLPLRVLWKWDGGSIENLPRNVMTMRWFPQYDVLKHENVKAFISHAGILSTVEALDAGIPVVAVPLFGDQYGNAAALQDAGVATVVSYQDLTKDYLLNAINEVLDPNTQQHAKFMSRVWHDRPMSPLENAVYWTEYVARYNGAPNLQATSVNKPWYQQLQLDVLAFIALVVYVMSYVLRKIVGALCCCCYNSETISDETEERRTKRVKFE, from the exons ATGGGGAAATACGTTCTCTCCTATTTCCTTGCGACCCTATTCGTTGCAGACTGTTACAGAATTCTCGGCATATTTCCATCACTGGACCGGAATAATTATCTGACTTACCGTGGTTTGTTTAGAGAGTTAGCTACGCGCGAACATGAAGTGACTCTGATTACACATTTCCAACTCCCCAATCCACCAGCCTCGTATAAAGAAGTGCTGTTAAGTGATCAACAAGTGTATAAAGGATTATCATATGAATCTGTGATCGTGAATGAAGTGTCGCGAGTGCCGTTCGAAACACTAGTGTCGACTAAGACGGGCAACGACGACTGCAAGAAGCTAATGAATAACAATCAAGTACTGCATATGATAAAGACGCGACCTCGCTTCGATGTCGTTTTAGTGGAGTCGTATAACAGCGACTGTGGCATAGCATTGGCCGCCAATCTGAGCGCTCCGTACATCGCTTTCAATCCTCAGCCCGTCCAAGCGTGGCAGTACAACAGGCTCGGAATCAATTTCAATTCCGCATCCGTACCTTTAGCTAGCCTTCCGTATGGAAAGGATCCTTGGTACTTTGATAGATTGAAGAGCTATGTTCTATATCACATTGCCAATTGGGTGTACTACGTTGGATCGCAAGTAACGGATCACGTATATTTGTACAAGTATTTGGGAGATGATTTGCCGAGTTTGGAGAGCATGGCGGCGAATGCCAGTTTGGTGTTTGTAAACACGCATCAGTCAGTGTTTGGCGGTGTTGCCAGGCCTGATAACGTGATTGATATCGGTGGCATTCATGTTAATCCGCCTAAAGCATTACCAACT GAAATTGAAAGATTCATAAACGAGGCGGAGCACGGCGTTATATACGTAAACTTGGGCTCCACAACCAAGGACTCGACGATGCCAGCTGAAAAACTAAGTGAACTGTTATCAACATTCAATAAATTGCCTTTAAGAGTACTTTGGAAATGGGATGGAGGCAGTATTGAAAATTTGCCAAGAAACGTGATGACTATGAGATGGTTCCCGCAGTACGATGTTTTAA aACATGAAAACGTCAAGGCGTTCATTTCTCACGCCGGTATTCTCAGCACAGTAGAAGCACTAGATGCTGGTATACCAGTAGTGGCTGTTCCTCTCTTCGGAGACCAGTATGGCAACGCGGCAGCTCTCCAGGACGCTGGAGTGGCTACCGTCGTCTCTTACCAGGATTTGACGAAGGATTACCTCTTGAACGCTATCAATGAAGTCTTGGATCCGAA TACCCAGCAACACGCTAAGTTCATGTCCAGAGTATGGCACGACCGTCCAATGTCGCCTCTAGAAAACGCAGTATACTGGACAGAGTACGTCGCTCGATACAACGGCGCGCCGAACCTCCAAGCGACATCTGTGAACAAACCCTGGTACCAGCAACTGCAGCTAGACGTCTTGGCTTTCATAGCTTTAGTAGTGTATGTTATGAGCTACGTTTTGCGCAAAATCGTCGGGGCGCTGTGCTGCTGCTGTTATAATTCTGAGACGATCAGCGATGAGACGGAGGAAAGGAGAACTAAACGTGTTAAATTCGAATGA